tcttctttttttctttctcatttcctcccctcctcctcctcctagggcctctCTGTCCTCAATCCCCTTCCCCCATACAGAGCATGTAGGCGTCTATATATACGCTGGCAGAAttatctgtttttcattaaagtgATTTGTCTATCTCTCTCTTTACAGTAGCATGCATCATATAATGAAACGATTCCCCTGACAACACCACTACAAAAGACGCTTGATCACCCCACATCATTTTATTGCCTTGAAAAACCGGTGTGCTCGCCTTAACCAGAATAAATGTTATATCGTTTTACTTCAGCGTAAACTGCGTTGAGAAAGTGTAGACCACGAACATTCACCTATCAGTCGACGGAAATCAGCACAGAGTTTTGCAATGCCTGCATCAGTTTTACAATGACTTCTAGGagcacgccagaaaaaaaaaggaaaagcttgtGTAGCAATTGGTGTACTACTTAATCTTGCGCTAAATACAGCTCCACtattgtgaaacctgaggaagtgggtagcacgggcacccagaggctcccgttcgtagagttcccactctTACGCATGCCAAACCGTCGATGAgttaagcatgtagggtttccccggcacgagtagaatcttgttaaggAGATCCGCAAATTCAGTGCGCGACCTGCGCGCTACCTTTTGGTGCGCTTTATCCACTTCCTGCCTGTTACAGCAGTTGAGATGCGAGGTGTCTGCAGCGACTTCCATCAGTTTGTTTGCCCCTaaagatgtagcgacgaagcgcCGGTGAGAGGAGCTATCGTTCGTTCGGCGATGCGGTGGCGCTCTCTCTTGCACGGCGCGGGTTTCAACCGGATGTTTCCGCAGCGTTTTGAGATTTTGAGCTAAATACTGCGAATATTTCTTGGTTATCTCTGTTATAtgattttagaccttgttcgttcatttcaaCCCGCTTTTGATCAATGCTAGCTTTATTTTCTGCCTGTATTGACCCCTTGACTGTGAGCGTGGTCCCGCCACATAAGATCTACGCATGGacacaagccgggcccctaaagtgctataCTCACTTGAAACATACACGCACGCGCATTCAGCAAGAGAACAGAAATTCAATCACGTAGTCGCTTGCTGTCTACTAGTCCTACCTAGTTATTTTCAAGCCAATCGTATTAACTTTGATTGCCAGGCCCTGGTGGCTTTGAAGCGCATCTTCGGTGTTTCCGCTTTCGAGTCGAAGACACGGCGTCACTGCGCGACATCGCATGTCACCAGAAGACACCGTTCGCTTCGTTCGGTAACGTATCCCGCAAGCTCCGGAAAGGATACCGACTTTGGCCCACGAAAACAACGGTGCATGGCGTCACATGCGAAAACTTCGTCGGCCTGCAGTCGCCATTGCCGAACCACCCGGACAGAAACTCCAAGCTTGCATCTAACGGCGCAGCTGTTAGCTTTCGCGGTGTGCAGAATAACAACTTCCTCGAATAATATGAACAAGAAgcgaaaggtttttttttttgtgcctggaGTACCCACGGTGCTATAGCACGACTATCAAGCATAAAATTGCCACGCGGCTGTCGAAAAAAGCGCGTCGAAGAGACAGAAGGTGAACCACTTCCATCAATTATCGTTATCAACTTTTCAGTGCCGCTTCGCAGTTTGTTTCTTGCTTTGTGTACTTACATGTCTCCAACATTCCCCTAAACCCACTCGTTCTTCAACTGTTACGTTTTCAGCTGGGCTCCGTGGCCTACAGTAACAACTGAAAATAGAATAGAAgcacacgttgctgggctagttggttcatttcaagtacaagccacaaaagtatggctgttaATAGAAGAGGGATTACCAACTAAAATACCATATAAGGTTTTAAAGCGCAGCTCTGAGGTACCCGTTCCAGCGTTGAACGGCGTCGCCGCTGGcatcggcggcgtaaccgatagagcgaattAGCACGAAAGAGAGCTAACCCGGAATCTGgagatatcacgagccactgccctctaacctcgctttcttcctccgtcacgcgggctggcccctcggtcggagctcgtgcgcatgcagggctgacatgtgcactgcggctggcttggCTTACCAAGAACATCAGGTAAGAAGCGCATCTGGCAACTgattaaaagaaaatgaaaaacaaaatgagcTGGACGTTGCGAGCAAAAAGCGCATGGGCAAGCAGAGATGCAAACCCTGGTCCAAATCCATGCATTTTTATCTGGTAGAACATTATTAGCACACACATGTGTTATCACAATGCTAGATCAAACATGTGCGGCACTCAAAATCAGTGGGGTTTACCTTGGTCAACTGCCTGTTTTGAAGCGCACTAGATCGAGATCACGCATGCGTCGAAATTTCTGACAACATACAGCACGCTTGCACAACTGTTCTTTAAATTTTCCCTTATAGGTGCCAAAGTGGTTGTGTCATTGAAATTCAGATGACATTTCCAGCCAAAGCAGTGTTGAGCAGGATTCCATTGATTGCAACTCTATAACAATATTTTTACCAATAATTACACATTAGTATATGCAAGGtagcgcattttctttttttacatttccGTACCTCATACGACATAGGCAAACATGCATTCGAGGTTTTCCCTTTTAAAAAAACACGTGAGCGCGCGAGATGCGCGTCCACCTCGGCTTTCCTCCGTTGCGCGAGCACCAGCGCAATAGAACCGTAAAGAAGGATAAGACGTGCGCTCGGCACCGGTCCTGCGGCGATAGCCGTGCCAAACATGCATTATCTCAGAACCTCATTCCACGTCGCTATGGGCCCAACTACAGGTTGCCGCTTTCACAATCCTAGAAAGTTCTCAGCATGCTGACGGTATGTGTTTCTTACTAAGTATGTTCATGTGTAAGTAATATagagtgaaacttcacttgaacaaTCTTAAAGGGACCCCAGTAAAAGTTTCTTCAAGTGAAACGTCGCTTATCAGAAACAGCTAAGATATCACAAGCTGAAGAAAACATCCCGTGTTCAAATAAATCTTAACCATTTATTTGTCATGCAGCTGATTTGCATATGAATTTATGCGTATTAAGGACCAGCTGAGGAATGCAGTATTCCTTTGCTCCGCTTGTGCCCTTCAAGCTGCAGTGGTCACGAGTTGAGTTGCCAAGCTCTCATCTTCTGAGTAGAAAATGAGTTCAGTTTCTGCAAACGCATCAATTCCTCTACGTAAAGTATCCAGTCTTTCGTTCATAGACACGCGCTTTCGCTTGGCGCTCATAATCATCACGTGGTTGTTGTTCTAAGGCTGCAGCTATCACTGCACGGCtatcgtggcctctgcgattagctccggtgGCGCGCCCTTGGCGGAGCTGATCGCGAAGGGTACGGTAAAACTATGCTACAAAAAGAGTAGTTGCATTTGATGAAATGACCAACATAACATCTGATGCATCTGATGGTATCAGTGAAAATGTTCAAAGATTTTAAATGTGCTTTGAACAGAGTTTTCCCATACTGAAGTGACTTAGCATTGGGTTCAATAGCATTCCCGAGGGGGATTGAAAACAAAGTTCTCGCAACTGAATAGTTCCTTTAATTGACGCTCGTTTAAGTGGTGTTTTACTGTACTTACTTCATTGTAAACAGGGCACAAATGATGAGATGCGCTACCAGTACCATTGCTATGGCCATCCTAGATTCTGTAGTTTCTGCAGAAAAGACGTTTTAGTTAGCCAATTAAGGCCCATTCTCTAATGTGATGTCAGTTGCTGTTACATGCATTTATTGTCTCATTAGTCGTCCTAACTCAGCAAGCACGTAGAGTTATAATATGATGACTGAACTTTGAGCTAAATGCACTTTTTACAGGTATGCTGCCTATGGCTAGGATTTGGAGAAAAATCTGTCCTAGATGTTGACAAAAACACATTACCATCTGCCAGTGCGTTTTAGGGCAGACGCAGTGGCGCCACCTCCGGGAGATATCGTGACCATGCCACGCGCCCGTCTAAAGCTCCAGCGGCTGTGTCCAATCGACTTCACCAGGCTAAACTCATTGACGAAGATCGGGCCAACGAGGTTTAGCGCAAATGCGTCGTCTGCCATGATCCTCGGTATCTCCAAGCCGACAATGTCCGTCGGCGTGCTGGTGACAACCTAGAAAAGCGCTTCCCGCGAGCCTCGGCAAGATTTCAACGAAAGTTAGCCAGGAATCATTTGGGGTACCCTTGTGTCGTGTTTGATGGTCTGTGGTTTACCCAACACCTTTCCGCCATCTCCGGCGTACGTGACCAATCGTTGCATGATGACTTGGCAGCGGCTGTCATTGGAGTGACCCGAGCAAGGGCAGCTGAGCGGGACATGACGCGACTCGTCGCTTAACGAAGCTTTGCCCCGGTTGGCCCCTCCTACGGCTACGTGTACCCTCCCCCCTATGCCAGAAGGTCTCCAAAAAATACATATCGACGTGGAAAGACTGATGAC
The nucleotide sequence above comes from Rhipicephalus sanguineus isolate Rsan-2018 chromosome 8, BIME_Rsan_1.4, whole genome shotgun sequence. Encoded proteins:
- the LOC119402006 gene encoding uncharacterized protein LOC119402006 — its product is MVLVSVHTERQSSKRSTLQFSCLTEHHQVDGTSETTESRMAIAMVLVAHLIICALFTMNCQMRFLPDVLGKPSQPQCTCQPCMRTSSDRGASPRDGGRKRGLRRMVIVPRSL